In Solenopsis invicta isolate M01_SB chromosome 1, UNIL_Sinv_3.0, whole genome shotgun sequence, one genomic interval encodes:
- the LOC105201730 gene encoding putative thiamine transporter SLC35F3 isoform X5, which yields MDTRLESDATLEEKRKEGCEQQQGCSVVEGGSASSYRTLEATGSGGGGDSGTGVQPTGQTQSSTHVTSTPVVQQPQQPQQPSSISTCFASCCAESAKKIYFGVCVTICVTASWVGATHCIKYLYFHKSNKISSESANSSVTGLHHQHIILPYDAPFFTTWFCTNWKVLYFPVYFICWAARTRCATPSEIIAESLRGFRDKGFTGGRFLIRCSLFCGLWVITNYLYILSLRILLATDVMALFATNVSCVYLLSWVILHEQFVGVRIVAVILCNTGIALLAYMDGITGSPTLGGVVLATAAAAGSAVYKVLFKKVIGETTFGQKSLFFSLIGLCNAALLWPICLALYFSGVETIHWARLPWAALLSASILHLVANMLGNFSIVLTYDLFITLGLITAVPVSAALDVIFYGATFMGMKLAGMIFIAVGFFLVMFPDNWPDYITRLLRNVVLMSHSTSTTGGGQQRGSRSILRGRRASLQQRQHRLRSYGVSAAHGDGQTLLPISNNNNNNNSSSNNQPIALRHVNNPQQYSSISETQSRRVLPSTSTPITSTSTSTSTSTTTTTTTTTTVVSNSYSHDPRNLQGMRTIRLVAKPRVRR from the exons GATGCGAACAGCAGCAGGGTTGCAGCGTCGTCGAAGGCGGTTCTGCGTCGAGTTATCGCACTCTGGAGGCCACTGGAAGCGGAGGCGGCGGCGATAGTGGGACCGGCGTGCAACCGACAGGCCAAACCCAATCATCGACCCACGTGACCTCGACTCCGGTGGTTCAGCAGCCGCAGCAGCCACAGCAGCCGAGTTCAATTTCGACTTGCTTCGCCTCTTGCTGCGCGGAAAGCGCAAAGAAG ATATATTTCGGGGTGTGCGTGACGATATGCGTAACCGCGAGCTGGGTTGGAGCAACTCATTGCAttaagtatttgtattttcataaaTCAAACAAGATCTCGTCCGAGTCTGCAAATTCCTCCGTGACCGGACTTCATCATCAACAT ATCATTCTTCCATACGATGCGCCCTTCTTCACGACGTGGTTCTGCACCAACTGGAAAGTCTTATACTTTCCGGTATACTTCATCTGTTGGGCAGCCAGAACCAGGTGCGCCACCCCTTCGGAGATAATCGCCGAGAGCCTCCGCGGTTTCCGCGATAAGGGTTTCACGGGCGGTCGCTTCTTAATCAGATGCAGCCTTTTCTGCGGCCTGTGGGTTATCACGAATTACTTGTACATACTTTCGTTGAGGATACTGCTAGCCACGGACGTGATGGCGTTATTCGCAACCAACGTTTCATGCGTCTATCTGCTCTCGTGGGTCATTCTTCACGAACAATTCGTGGGCGTGAGG ATAGTCGCGGTAATCCTCTGTAATACCGGTATCGCGCTTTTAGCTTATATGGACGGCATAACTGGAAGTCCGACGTTAGGGGGTGTCGTTTTAGCTACTGCAGCGGCAGCTGGCTCTGCCGTTTATAAA GTCCTTTTTAAGAAAGTAATAGGAGAAACTACGTTCGgccaaaaatctttatttttctctcttatcgGTTTGTGCAACGCCGCCCTGTTATGGCCGATTTGCCTGGCTCTGTACTTTTCCGGAGTGGAAACCATACATTGGGCAAGATTGCCATGGGCAGCGTTACTCTCCGCCAGCATCCTCCATTTAG TTGCGAATATGCTCGGTAATTTCAGCATTGTGCTCACCTACGACCTGTTCATTACTCTTGGATTAATAACAGCTGTACCTGTTTCTGCTG CACTGGACGTTATTTTTTACGGGGCAACCTTCATGGGCATGAAATTAGCCGGCATGATCTTCATTGCGGTGGGTTTCTTCCTCGTAATGTTCCCGGATAATTGGCCAGATTACATAACAAGGCTCCTCCG AAACGTAGTCCTCATGAGTCACAGTACAAG TACCACGGGGGGCGGCCAGCAACGGGGCAGCAGGAGTATCCTTAGGGGTCGCAGAGCGTCTCTACAGCAACGTCAGCATCGTTTGAGGAGCTACGGCGTTTCCGCCGCGCACGGAGACGGTCAGACTCTATTGCCGatcagcaacaacaacaacaacaacaatagCAGCAGCAACAATCAGCCCATCGCTCTTCGACATGTTAACAACCCCCAACAGTACAGCTCGATCTCCGAAACCCAATCACGCCGTGTCCTTCCTTCTACCTCGACCCCCATCACCTCGACCTCGACCTCGACCTCGACCTcgactaccaccaccaccaccaccaccaccaccgtcgTCAGCAACAGCTATTCGCATGATCCTCGTAATCTACAAGGTATGAGAACGATCAGGCTGGTGGCGAAGCCACGCGTGAGGCGGTAA
- the LOC105201730 gene encoding putative thiamine transporter SLC35F3 isoform X8: MGSGGVGEVPTIFHPRRSRTSNIAFIEDQQTHGPFITPIQIALHASGCEQQQGCSVVEGGSASSYRTLEATGSGGGGDSGTGVQPTGQTQSSTHVTSTPVVQQPQQPQQPSSISTCFASCCAESAKKIYFGVCVTICVTASWVGATHCIKYLYFHKSNKISSESANSSVTGLHHQHIILPYDAPFFTTWFCTNWKVLYFPVYFICWAARTRCATPSEIIAESLRGFRDKGFTGGRFLIRCSLFCGLWVITNYLYILSLRILLATDVMALFATNVSCVYLLSWVILHEQFVGVRIVAVILCNTGIALLAYMDGITGSPTLGGVVLATAAAAGSAVYKVLFKKVIGETTFGQKSLFFSLIGLCNAALLWPICLALYFSGVETIHWARLPWAALLSASILHLVANMLGNFSIVLTYDLFITLGLITAVPVSAALDVIFYGATFMGMKLAGMIFIAVGFFLVMFPDNWPDYITRLLRIHYMLLQKRSPHESQYKVEQETQARRDRWIIA, encoded by the exons ATGGGTAGCGGAGGAGTTGGTGAAGTACCGACGATATTTCACCCACGACGATCGCGTACGTCGAATATAGCCTTCATCGAAGATCAGCAGACCCACGGTCCGTTCATCACTCCCATCCAGATTGCGCTCCACGCTTCAG GATGCGAACAGCAGCAGGGTTGCAGCGTCGTCGAAGGCGGTTCTGCGTCGAGTTATCGCACTCTGGAGGCCACTGGAAGCGGAGGCGGCGGCGATAGTGGGACCGGCGTGCAACCGACAGGCCAAACCCAATCATCGACCCACGTGACCTCGACTCCGGTGGTTCAGCAGCCGCAGCAGCCACAGCAGCCGAGTTCAATTTCGACTTGCTTCGCCTCTTGCTGCGCGGAAAGCGCAAAGAAG ATATATTTCGGGGTGTGCGTGACGATATGCGTAACCGCGAGCTGGGTTGGAGCAACTCATTGCAttaagtatttgtattttcataaaTCAAACAAGATCTCGTCCGAGTCTGCAAATTCCTCCGTGACCGGACTTCATCATCAACAT ATCATTCTTCCATACGATGCGCCCTTCTTCACGACGTGGTTCTGCACCAACTGGAAAGTCTTATACTTTCCGGTATACTTCATCTGTTGGGCAGCCAGAACCAGGTGCGCCACCCCTTCGGAGATAATCGCCGAGAGCCTCCGCGGTTTCCGCGATAAGGGTTTCACGGGCGGTCGCTTCTTAATCAGATGCAGCCTTTTCTGCGGCCTGTGGGTTATCACGAATTACTTGTACATACTTTCGTTGAGGATACTGCTAGCCACGGACGTGATGGCGTTATTCGCAACCAACGTTTCATGCGTCTATCTGCTCTCGTGGGTCATTCTTCACGAACAATTCGTGGGCGTGAGG ATAGTCGCGGTAATCCTCTGTAATACCGGTATCGCGCTTTTAGCTTATATGGACGGCATAACTGGAAGTCCGACGTTAGGGGGTGTCGTTTTAGCTACTGCAGCGGCAGCTGGCTCTGCCGTTTATAAA GTCCTTTTTAAGAAAGTAATAGGAGAAACTACGTTCGgccaaaaatctttatttttctctcttatcgGTTTGTGCAACGCCGCCCTGTTATGGCCGATTTGCCTGGCTCTGTACTTTTCCGGAGTGGAAACCATACATTGGGCAAGATTGCCATGGGCAGCGTTACTCTCCGCCAGCATCCTCCATTTAG TTGCGAATATGCTCGGTAATTTCAGCATTGTGCTCACCTACGACCTGTTCATTACTCTTGGATTAATAACAGCTGTACCTGTTTCTGCTG CACTGGACGTTATTTTTTACGGGGCAACCTTCATGGGCATGAAATTAGCCGGCATGATCTTCATTGCGGTGGGTTTCTTCCTCGTAATGTTCCCGGATAATTGGCCAGATTACATAACAAGGCTCCTCCG GATCCATTATATGCTGTTACAGAAACGTAGTCCTCATGAGTCACAGTACAAG GTGGAGCAGGAGACACAGGCACGGCGTGACAGATGGATCATCGCGTGA
- the LOC105201730 gene encoding putative thiamine transporter SLC35F3 isoform X7, whose translation MGSGGVGEVPTIFHPRRSRTSNIAFIEDQQTHGPFITPIQIALHASGCEQQQGCSVVEGGSASSYRTLEATGSGGGGDSGTGVQPTGQTQSSTHVTSTPVVQQPQQPQQPSSISTCFASCCAESAKKIYFGVCVTICVTASWVGATHCIKYLYFHKSNKISSESANSSVTGLHHQHIILPYDAPFFTTWFCTNWKVLYFPVYFICWAARTRCATPSEIIAESLRGFRDKGFTGGRFLIRCSLFCGLWVITNYLYILSLRILLATDVMALFATNVSCVYLLSWVILHEQFVGVRIVAVILCNTGIALLAYMDGITGSPTLGGVVLATAAAAGSAVYKVLFKKVIGETTFGQKSLFFSLIGLCNAALLWPICLALYFSGVETIHWARLPWAALLSASILHLVANMLGNFSIVLTYDLFITLGLITAVPVSAALDVIFYGATFMGMKLAGMIFIAVGFFLVMFPDNWPDYITRLLRWSRRHRHGVTDGSSRDAIDYRTGYIKSHLRSPSGRVR comes from the exons ATGGGTAGCGGAGGAGTTGGTGAAGTACCGACGATATTTCACCCACGACGATCGCGTACGTCGAATATAGCCTTCATCGAAGATCAGCAGACCCACGGTCCGTTCATCACTCCCATCCAGATTGCGCTCCACGCTTCAG GATGCGAACAGCAGCAGGGTTGCAGCGTCGTCGAAGGCGGTTCTGCGTCGAGTTATCGCACTCTGGAGGCCACTGGAAGCGGAGGCGGCGGCGATAGTGGGACCGGCGTGCAACCGACAGGCCAAACCCAATCATCGACCCACGTGACCTCGACTCCGGTGGTTCAGCAGCCGCAGCAGCCACAGCAGCCGAGTTCAATTTCGACTTGCTTCGCCTCTTGCTGCGCGGAAAGCGCAAAGAAG ATATATTTCGGGGTGTGCGTGACGATATGCGTAACCGCGAGCTGGGTTGGAGCAACTCATTGCAttaagtatttgtattttcataaaTCAAACAAGATCTCGTCCGAGTCTGCAAATTCCTCCGTGACCGGACTTCATCATCAACAT ATCATTCTTCCATACGATGCGCCCTTCTTCACGACGTGGTTCTGCACCAACTGGAAAGTCTTATACTTTCCGGTATACTTCATCTGTTGGGCAGCCAGAACCAGGTGCGCCACCCCTTCGGAGATAATCGCCGAGAGCCTCCGCGGTTTCCGCGATAAGGGTTTCACGGGCGGTCGCTTCTTAATCAGATGCAGCCTTTTCTGCGGCCTGTGGGTTATCACGAATTACTTGTACATACTTTCGTTGAGGATACTGCTAGCCACGGACGTGATGGCGTTATTCGCAACCAACGTTTCATGCGTCTATCTGCTCTCGTGGGTCATTCTTCACGAACAATTCGTGGGCGTGAGG ATAGTCGCGGTAATCCTCTGTAATACCGGTATCGCGCTTTTAGCTTATATGGACGGCATAACTGGAAGTCCGACGTTAGGGGGTGTCGTTTTAGCTACTGCAGCGGCAGCTGGCTCTGCCGTTTATAAA GTCCTTTTTAAGAAAGTAATAGGAGAAACTACGTTCGgccaaaaatctttatttttctctcttatcgGTTTGTGCAACGCCGCCCTGTTATGGCCGATTTGCCTGGCTCTGTACTTTTCCGGAGTGGAAACCATACATTGGGCAAGATTGCCATGGGCAGCGTTACTCTCCGCCAGCATCCTCCATTTAG TTGCGAATATGCTCGGTAATTTCAGCATTGTGCTCACCTACGACCTGTTCATTACTCTTGGATTAATAACAGCTGTACCTGTTTCTGCTG CACTGGACGTTATTTTTTACGGGGCAACCTTCATGGGCATGAAATTAGCCGGCATGATCTTCATTGCGGTGGGTTTCTTCCTCGTAATGTTCCCGGATAATTGGCCAGATTACATAACAAGGCTCCTCCG GTGGAGCAGGAGACACAGGCACGGCGTGACAGATGGATCATCGCGTGATGCGATCGATTATCGAACCGGTTACATAAAATCACACCTACGCTCGCCCTCGGGCAGGGTTCGGTGA